One Pongo pygmaeus isolate AG05252 chromosome 10, NHGRI_mPonPyg2-v2.0_pri, whole genome shotgun sequence genomic window carries:
- the AVPR1A gene encoding vasopressin V1a receptor: MDSMRLSAGPDAGPSGNSSPWWPLATGAGNTSREAEALGEGNGPPKDVRNEELAKLEIAVLAVTFAVAVLGNSSVLLALHRTPRKTSRMHLFIRHLSLADLAVAFFQVLPQMCWDITYRFRGPDWLCRVVKHLQVFGMFASAYMLVVMTADRYIAVCHPLKTLQQPARRSRLMIAAAWVLSFVLSTPQYFVFSMIEVNNVTKARDCWATFIQPWGSRAYVTWMTGGIFVAPVVILGTCYGFICYNIWRNVRGKTASRQSKGAEQAGAAFQKGFLLAPCVSSVKSISRAKIRTVKMTFVIVTAYIVCWAPFFIIQMWSVWDPKSVWTESENPTITITALLGSLNSCCNPWIYMFFSGHLLQDCVQSFPCCQNMKETFNKEDTDSMSRRQTFYSNNRSPTNSTGMWKDSPKSSKSMKFIPVST, from the exons ATGGACAGCATGCGTCTCTCGGCCGGTCCCGACGCGGGGCCCTCGGGCAACTCCAGCCCTTGGTGGCCTCTGGCCACCGGCGCTGGCAACACGAGCCGGGAGGCCGAAGCCCTCGGGGAAGGCAACGGCCCGCCGAAGGACGTGCGCAACGAGGAACTGGCCAAACTGGAGATCGCCGTGCTGGCGGTGACTTTCGCGGTGGCCGTGCTAGGCAACAGCAGCGTACTGCTGGCTCTGCACCGGACGCCGCGCAAGACGTCCCGCATGCACCTCTTCATCCGACACCTCAGCCTGGCCGACCTGGCCGTGGCATTCTTCCAGGTGCTGCCGCAAATGTGCTGGGACATCACCTACCGCTTCCGCGGCCCCGACTGGCTGTGCCGTGTGGTGAAGCACCTGCAGGTGTTCGGCATGTTCGCGTCGGCCTACATGCTGGTAGTCATGACAGCCGACCGCTACATCGCCGTGTGCCACCCGCTTAAGACTCTGCAACAGCCCGCGCGCCGCTCGCGCCTCATGATCGCGGCTGCCTGGGTGCTGAGCTTCGTGCTAAGCACGCCGCAGTACTTCGTCTTCTCCATGATCGAAGTGAACAATGTCACCAAGGCCCGCGACTGCTGGGCCACCTTCATCCAGCCCTGGGGTTCTCGTGCCTACGTGACCTGGATGACGGGCGGCATCTTCGTGGCGCCCGTGGTCATCTTGGGTACCTGCTACGGCTTCATCTGCTACAACATCTGGCGCAACGTCCGCGGGAAGACGGCGTCGCGCCAGAGCAAGGGTGCAGAGCAAGCGGGTGCCGCCTTCCAAAAAGGGTTCCTGCTCGCACCCTGTGTCAGCAGCGTGAAGTCCATTTCCCGGGCCAAGATCCGCACGGTGAAGATGACTTTTGTGATCGTGACGGCTTACATCGTCTGCTGGGCGCCTTTCTTCATCATCCAGATGTGGTCTGTCTGGGATCCCAAGTCCGTCTGGACCG AATCGGAAAAccctaccatcaccatcactgcaTTACTGGGTTCGTTGAATAGCTGCTGTAATCCCTGGATATACATGTTTTTTAGTGGCCATCTCCTTCAAGACTGTGTTCAAAGCTTCCCATGCTGCCAAAACATGAAGGAAACATTCAACAAAGAAGATACTGACAGTATGAGCAGAAGACAGACTTTTTATTCTAACAATCGAAGCCCAACAAACAGTACGGGTATGTGGAAGGACTCGCCTAAATCTTCCAAGTCCATGAAATTCATTCCTGTTTCAACTTGA